The Aspergillus oryzae RIB40 DNA, chromosome 5 genome segment ATCACGTTGATCCAACTTTGGCTTCAGAACCTGACTCGTAAGCAGCGAACAGAGCTCGCAACACTCCAAGCCGAGACGCTCCTTCTACTGAGTCGTCGTCTGCTGCTTGTGCCTGTGGAAGAGCTGTGGAAAGCCACAGGCGCCCTGATCCGCTCGGCGATGGTGACGGGTCTACACCTGAATCTTGCGAAGTGTACCGAGCTTTCTGTCTTTCAGACACAGGTCCGGCGTCGACTATGGATCACGATTGTGGAAATGGATCTTGAAGCATCTATCGCTTCTGGCATGCCAGTGATGACGTCCCCACACGACGTTGGACCGCCACCGGCCAACCTCGATGATTCTGACTTCGATGAATCCACACCTCAGCTCCCACCTGAAAAGGGACCCTCTGATCTGACGGATTCACTTTATCAAATTTCGTTAGCAACATCTCTGGCTGACCGTCTCCGGGCAATGTCCGTAGTAAGAATAGCCCGAGAGCAGATTGATTTGAGTGAACTGGCCCAGCAAGGAAGCAGAATTGTAGagcatctgcagcagatACCGCGTGTACTGAAACCGGGGAACGCTTCCACGAACAACAATGACCCGGCAATGCTGCTCAATTGTGTTCTGCTAAGTGTTTATACCCGTCGGCCTCTCCTGTGTCTCTACCGGCCGCTCGTGCTTGGAGATCCCCGCGATGACCCAATTTTCCCAGAGATCTGCCGGATCTGCTTGGAGTCATCCCTCGCCAACTTGTCTTACCAGGATAATTTCAACCCGAGCGTAGCCGATCTCGAGGTGTGCAATCTGGGCGCATACTGGGACCTGTTCCAGACTTTCTGCTACAATGATATTTTATGGGATGCTCTCAGCGTATGTGGATACATCAGGCTGTCCAGCCAAAGAAACAGCTTCGAGTCTCAGAAGTCAGGCCGTGCCCTTGGAAGCTCGATGCATAGCAAAGCGTCCCTGATACGCAGCGTTGAATCTACCTTGGACAGCCTAACCGCACGGATCGGCGAAGCAGGGAGTAATCTTAAGGATATTTTGCTTCTCGCAGTGGTTCTGCAATCCGTCCGCGCTCGCGGCTCGACCCAGGTCCAAGGTGAGCGAATGTCGCAGGGAGCTACTAAGGCCTTGTCTGCTTGTCGACAGCACTTGCTCCCCGCGGTGGCAGAGGACTCCTTGGCATTAAGTCTCACTGATTTTGCTCAAATGGTAGGTTTGATGGCGAAATAATTCCTACTAAATGATCTCTACTAACATTCA includes the following:
- a CDS encoding uncharacterized protein (predicted protein) translates to MSVVRIAREQIDLSELAQQGSRIVEHLQQIPRVLKPGNASTNNNDPAMLLNCVLLSVYTRRPLLCLYRPLVLGDPRDDPIFPEICRICLESSLANLSYQDNFNPSVADLEVCNLGAYWDLFQTFCYNDILWDALSVCGYIRLSSQRNSFESQKSGRALGSSMHSKASLIRSVESTLDSLTARIGEAGSNLKDILLLAVVLQSVRARGSTQVQGERMSQGATKALSACRQHLLPAVAEDSLALSLTDFAQMLQTTQPMFTSDGQGSFTSSAQLNLPEDFLAQSSALAMEFSNFQGDPFIFENNSFTWDV